One segment of Euwallacea fornicatus isolate EFF26 chromosome 23, ASM4011564v1, whole genome shotgun sequence DNA contains the following:
- the LOC136346396 gene encoding serine-enriched protein-like isoform X2, with the protein MPESVLLPASYITMAEAEPDLSTFENKSGLAEDMKFLASMPELCDVTFLVGETREPVCAVKAVLAARSRVFHKMLYQAPSPQRKKEPPPKENKLRLFLKRSSEPLLNLQNASQQPQSQQHQTLIIEEFEPDVFRQLIEYIHTGCVTLQPRTLLGVMNAADYYGLDELRKACAGFVQCCINVDTVCALLASAERYIQYKCTKSLVQKVLEFVDEHGNEVLNLGSFTLLPQHVVRLILVRDELQADEFTKFQAALMWGKKYCDNNPTTSLKDVIGNFLEYIQFHKIPANAVMQEIYPLGLVPNNILMNALAYQADPQCVDPSKLSPNRIRRQDQGRSMSVQSSLDPYGSVTTLGSSESFELASSDGKHNNSN; encoded by the exons ATGCCGGAAAGCGTGTTGCTACCTGCAAGCTACATCACTATGGCCGAGGCCGAGCCTGACCTCAGCACGTTTGAAAACAAGTCAGGACTGGCCGAGGACATGAAGTTCCTCGCTTCCATGCCAGAACTCTGCGATGTCACTTTTTTAGTGGGCGAGACACGAGAGCCCGTCTGCGCAGTCAAAGCGGTCTTAGCTGCGCGATCGAgggtttttcataaaatgctCTATCAG GCGCCAAGTCCTCAACGTAAGAAAGAACCTCCTCCGAAAGAAAACAAGCTACGGTTGTTTCTGAAGAGGTCCTCTGAACCGTTATTGAATCTTCAGAATGCCTCCCAACAG CCTCAATCTCAACAGCACCAAACCCTGATAATAGAAGAATTCGAACCAGATGTCTTCAGACAGCTCATAGAGTACATCCACACTGGATGTGTGACCCTGCAGCCCAGAACCTTACTCG GTGTAATGAACGCTGCTGATTACTATGGTTTGGACGAGCTACGGAAGGCCTGTGCAGGATTCGTTCAGTGTTGTATCAACGTCGATACTGTCTGTGCATTGTTAGCTTCTGCTGAGAGGTACATCCAGTATAAGTGCACCAAGTCGCTTGTGCAGAAG GTGCTGGAATTCGTAGACGAGCATGGTAATGAAGTGCTCAATTTAGGATCATTTACCCTTTTACCCCAACATGTGGTGCGGTTGATATTAGTTAGAGACGAACTTCAGGCTGATGAATTCACCAAATTTCAAGCAGCTTTGATGTGGG GTAAGAAATACTGCGACAACAACCCCACTACAAGCCTTAAAGATGTCATAGGTAACTTCCTGGAATATATCCAATTCCACAAGATCCCGGCGAATGCGGTGATGCAAGAGATCTACCCCCTGGGTTTAGTGCCGAACAACATCCTCATGAACGCTCTGGCTTATCAG GCAGACCCGCAGTGCGTTGACCCCAGTAAACTCTCCCCCAATCGAATAAGACGCCAGGATCAGGGACGATCAATGAGTGTCCAGAGCAGCTTGGATCCTTACGGCTCCGTCACCACCTTGGGCTCTTCCGAATCATTCGAACTGGCTTCTTCCGACGGCAAGCATAATAACTCCAATTAA
- the LOC136346396 gene encoding serine-enriched protein-like isoform X1, with protein MPESVLLPASYITMAEAEPDLSTFENKSGLAEDMKFLASMPELCDVTFLVGETREPVCAVKAVLAARSRVFHKMLYQAPSPQRKKEPPPKENKLRLFLKRSSEPLLNLQNASQQRGYTQQLAPIQEPQSQQHQTLIIEEFEPDVFRQLIEYIHTGCVTLQPRTLLGVMNAADYYGLDELRKACAGFVQCCINVDTVCALLASAERYIQYKCTKSLVQKVLEFVDEHGNEVLNLGSFTLLPQHVVRLILVRDELQADEFTKFQAALMWGKKYCDNNPTTSLKDVIGNFLEYIQFHKIPANAVMQEIYPLGLVPNNILMNALAYQADPQCVDPSKLSPNRIRRQDQGRSMSVQSSLDPYGSVTTLGSSESFELASSDGKHNNSN; from the exons ATGCCGGAAAGCGTGTTGCTACCTGCAAGCTACATCACTATGGCCGAGGCCGAGCCTGACCTCAGCACGTTTGAAAACAAGTCAGGACTGGCCGAGGACATGAAGTTCCTCGCTTCCATGCCAGAACTCTGCGATGTCACTTTTTTAGTGGGCGAGACACGAGAGCCCGTCTGCGCAGTCAAAGCGGTCTTAGCTGCGCGATCGAgggtttttcataaaatgctCTATCAG GCGCCAAGTCCTCAACGTAAGAAAGAACCTCCTCCGAAAGAAAACAAGCTACGGTTGTTTCTGAAGAGGTCCTCTGAACCGTTATTGAATCTTCAGAATGCCTCCCAACAG AGAGGCTACACCCAGCAGCTGGCCCCCATCCAAGAG CCTCAATCTCAACAGCACCAAACCCTGATAATAGAAGAATTCGAACCAGATGTCTTCAGACAGCTCATAGAGTACATCCACACTGGATGTGTGACCCTGCAGCCCAGAACCTTACTCG GTGTAATGAACGCTGCTGATTACTATGGTTTGGACGAGCTACGGAAGGCCTGTGCAGGATTCGTTCAGTGTTGTATCAACGTCGATACTGTCTGTGCATTGTTAGCTTCTGCTGAGAGGTACATCCAGTATAAGTGCACCAAGTCGCTTGTGCAGAAG GTGCTGGAATTCGTAGACGAGCATGGTAATGAAGTGCTCAATTTAGGATCATTTACCCTTTTACCCCAACATGTGGTGCGGTTGATATTAGTTAGAGACGAACTTCAGGCTGATGAATTCACCAAATTTCAAGCAGCTTTGATGTGGG GTAAGAAATACTGCGACAACAACCCCACTACAAGCCTTAAAGATGTCATAGGTAACTTCCTGGAATATATCCAATTCCACAAGATCCCGGCGAATGCGGTGATGCAAGAGATCTACCCCCTGGGTTTAGTGCCGAACAACATCCTCATGAACGCTCTGGCTTATCAG GCAGACCCGCAGTGCGTTGACCCCAGTAAACTCTCCCCCAATCGAATAAGACGCCAGGATCAGGGACGATCAATGAGTGTCCAGAGCAGCTTGGATCCTTACGGCTCCGTCACCACCTTGGGCTCTTCCGAATCATTCGAACTGGCTTCTTCCGACGGCAAGCATAATAACTCCAATTAA
- the LOC136346396 gene encoding serine-enriched protein-like isoform X4 yields MPESVLLPASYITMAEAEPDLSTFENKSGLAEDMKFLASMPELCDVTFLVGETREPVCAVKAVLAARSRVFHKMLYQAPSPQRKKEPPPKENKLRLFLKRSSEPLLNLQNASQQRGYTQQLAPIQEPQSQQHQTLIIEEFEPDVFRQLIEYIHTGCVTLQPRTLLGVMNAADYYGLDELRKACAGFVQCCINVDTVCALLASAERYIQYKCTKSLVQKVLEFVDEHGNEVLNLGSFTLLPQHVVRLILVRDELQADEFTKFQAALMWGKKYCDNNPTTSLKDVIGNFLEYIQFHKIPANAVMQEIYPLGLVPNNILMNALAYQVQCLALPPFAA; encoded by the exons ATGCCGGAAAGCGTGTTGCTACCTGCAAGCTACATCACTATGGCCGAGGCCGAGCCTGACCTCAGCACGTTTGAAAACAAGTCAGGACTGGCCGAGGACATGAAGTTCCTCGCTTCCATGCCAGAACTCTGCGATGTCACTTTTTTAGTGGGCGAGACACGAGAGCCCGTCTGCGCAGTCAAAGCGGTCTTAGCTGCGCGATCGAgggtttttcataaaatgctCTATCAG GCGCCAAGTCCTCAACGTAAGAAAGAACCTCCTCCGAAAGAAAACAAGCTACGGTTGTTTCTGAAGAGGTCCTCTGAACCGTTATTGAATCTTCAGAATGCCTCCCAACAG AGAGGCTACACCCAGCAGCTGGCCCCCATCCAAGAG CCTCAATCTCAACAGCACCAAACCCTGATAATAGAAGAATTCGAACCAGATGTCTTCAGACAGCTCATAGAGTACATCCACACTGGATGTGTGACCCTGCAGCCCAGAACCTTACTCG GTGTAATGAACGCTGCTGATTACTATGGTTTGGACGAGCTACGGAAGGCCTGTGCAGGATTCGTTCAGTGTTGTATCAACGTCGATACTGTCTGTGCATTGTTAGCTTCTGCTGAGAGGTACATCCAGTATAAGTGCACCAAGTCGCTTGTGCAGAAG GTGCTGGAATTCGTAGACGAGCATGGTAATGAAGTGCTCAATTTAGGATCATTTACCCTTTTACCCCAACATGTGGTGCGGTTGATATTAGTTAGAGACGAACTTCAGGCTGATGAATTCACCAAATTTCAAGCAGCTTTGATGTGGG GTAAGAAATACTGCGACAACAACCCCACTACAAGCCTTAAAGATGTCATAGGTAACTTCCTGGAATATATCCAATTCCACAAGATCCCGGCGAATGCGGTGATGCAAGAGATCTACCCCCTGGGTTTAGTGCCGAACAACATCCTCATGAACGCTCTGGCTTATCAGGTGCAGTGTCTTGCATTACCCCCTTTTGCAGCTTAG
- the LOC136346396 gene encoding serine-enriched protein-like isoform X3, whose product MPESVLLPASYITMAEAEPDLSTFENKSGLAEDMKFLASMPELCDVTFLVGETREPVCAVKAVLAARSRVFHKMLYQAPSPQRKKEPPPKENKLRLFLKRSSEPLLNLQNASQQRGYTQQLAPIQEPQSQQHQTLIIEEFEPDVFRQLIEYIHTGCVTLQPRTLLGVMNAADYYGLDELRKACAGFVQCCINVDTVCALLASAERYIQYKCTKSLVQKVLEFVDEHGNEVLNLGSFTLLPQHVVRLILVRDELQADEFTKFQAALMWGKKYCDNNPTTSLKDVIGNFLEYIQFHKIPANAVMQEIYPLGLVPNNILMNALAYQTRSALTPVNSPPIE is encoded by the exons ATGCCGGAAAGCGTGTTGCTACCTGCAAGCTACATCACTATGGCCGAGGCCGAGCCTGACCTCAGCACGTTTGAAAACAAGTCAGGACTGGCCGAGGACATGAAGTTCCTCGCTTCCATGCCAGAACTCTGCGATGTCACTTTTTTAGTGGGCGAGACACGAGAGCCCGTCTGCGCAGTCAAAGCGGTCTTAGCTGCGCGATCGAgggtttttcataaaatgctCTATCAG GCGCCAAGTCCTCAACGTAAGAAAGAACCTCCTCCGAAAGAAAACAAGCTACGGTTGTTTCTGAAGAGGTCCTCTGAACCGTTATTGAATCTTCAGAATGCCTCCCAACAG AGAGGCTACACCCAGCAGCTGGCCCCCATCCAAGAG CCTCAATCTCAACAGCACCAAACCCTGATAATAGAAGAATTCGAACCAGATGTCTTCAGACAGCTCATAGAGTACATCCACACTGGATGTGTGACCCTGCAGCCCAGAACCTTACTCG GTGTAATGAACGCTGCTGATTACTATGGTTTGGACGAGCTACGGAAGGCCTGTGCAGGATTCGTTCAGTGTTGTATCAACGTCGATACTGTCTGTGCATTGTTAGCTTCTGCTGAGAGGTACATCCAGTATAAGTGCACCAAGTCGCTTGTGCAGAAG GTGCTGGAATTCGTAGACGAGCATGGTAATGAAGTGCTCAATTTAGGATCATTTACCCTTTTACCCCAACATGTGGTGCGGTTGATATTAGTTAGAGACGAACTTCAGGCTGATGAATTCACCAAATTTCAAGCAGCTTTGATGTGGG GTAAGAAATACTGCGACAACAACCCCACTACAAGCCTTAAAGATGTCATAGGTAACTTCCTGGAATATATCCAATTCCACAAGATCCCGGCGAATGCGGTGATGCAAGAGATCTACCCCCTGGGTTTAGTGCCGAACAACATCCTCATGAACGCTCTGGCTTATCAG ACCCGCAGTGCGTTGACCCCAGTAAACTCTCCCCCAATCGAATAA